The following nucleotide sequence is from Cryptosporangium minutisporangium.
TCGCGGTAGTGCCCCTCCAGCGTGGCCATGATCTCCATGAGCCGGTCGTAGGAGGTCTTGTCGAGCTTCTCCAGGTCCTGCAGCGGCACCGTGTTCCGGATGCCGGCGACGACGTCCTCGCCCTGGGCGTTCTGCAGGTAGTCGCCGTAGACGCCCTGCTCGCCGGTGCCCGGGTCACGAGTGAACGCGACCCCGGTGCCCGAGTCCATGCCCATGTTGCCGAAGACCATCGCGACAACGTTGACCGCGGTACCGAGATCGGCCGGGATGCGCTCCTGCCGCCGGTACAGCACGGCGCGGTCGGAATTCCAGGAGTCGAACACCGCGTTGATCGCCGCGGTCAGCTGCTCCCGGGGGTCCTGCGGGAAGTCCGCGCCGGTGTGCTCCCGCACGATGCCTTTGTAGACGTCGACCAGCTGCCGTAGGTCGTCGGCGTCCAGGTCGAGGTCGTTGTGCGTGTCCTTCGCGCGCTTGATCTCCTCCAGCGCCTCCTCGAAGGCCTCACCCTCAATGTTCTGAACGGTCTTGCCGAACATCTGGATGAGCCGTCGGTAGGAGTCCCAGGCGAACCGGTCGTTGTCGGCCTGGCGTGCGAGCCCCTCGACCGACTGGTCGTTGAGACCGACATTGAGGACGGTCTCCATCATCCCCGGCATCGAGAACTTCGCCCCCGACCGGACGCTGACCAGCAGCGGGTCGTCCGGGTCTCCGAGCTTCTTGCCCCGGGCCTTCTCCAGCGCGGCCAGGTGAGTGGCGACCTCTTCGTCCAGGCCTTCGGGGGTCGAGCCGGTGTTCAGATACGTCGTGCAGGCCTCGGTGGTGATCGTGAACCCGGGCGGGACCGGCAGACCCAGGTTGGTCATCTCGGCGAGGTTGGCGCCCTTGCCACCGAGGAGGTCCTTCAGCTCCTTGTTGCCCTCGGCGAAGGCGTAGACGTACTTCTTCCGATCGTCCTTCAACGCGGCCTCCGTTTGGTGTGCATCAACCGACGGGTTACCGGCCTCGTCGTCGCGGAGCGTCACGGGTTCGGGCACGAGTCGTTCTCCCTCGTCACCGGCGCTGGGGATGGCCAGAGGTTAGTGAGACCGTCTCCATGCTGGTGCCCGTTGTGAGCAGACGCACGCCGCTTGCACTGACTGTTCCGATTCAGCCCGGCCGGGTTACCCGCAAACCTCCATAACCGCACGTGAGAAGGGTCGCACGTAGCTTCGCAGACATCGAGCGGTAACCCGTTGAGCGGAAGACTGGTGCGGTCTCGCTACGCTGCGCGCGGGATCCGGGTGACCGTCGGAGAGAGACACGCGTGAGCACGGCGCAGCCCCTTCGGAACAACGACCCGCGGCAACTCGGGCGTTACCGACTAATTGGACGGCTCGGCGCCGGCGGTATGGGCATCGTCTACGCCGGAATCGCCGAAGAGCCCGACGGCCGCGAGCGCCAGGTGGCCGTGAAGGTGATCCATCCGCACCTGGCCGACGCTCCCGAGTTCCGGACCCGCTTCCGGTCCGAGGCTGCCCTCGCGGCGCGGGTGGCCCGCTTCTGTACGGCTGCTGTCCTCGATGTGGACGTGGAGGGCGAGCAGCCGTACCTCGTCACGGAGTTCGTCGACGGTCCCACGCTGCAAGAAGTCGTCGACGAGCAAGGACCGTTGAGCGGTGGTGCGCTCGATGCGGTGGCGATCGGCATCGCAACCGCGCTGGTCGCGATCCACGAGGCCGGCATCGTGCACCGCGATCTGAAGCCGAGCAACGTCATCCTGTCGCGGTTCGGGCCGCGGGTGATCGACTTCGGCATCGCCCGAGCCGCCGACCTGGTGAGCGGGCTGACCAGCGGCGCCATCGGCTCGCCGCCCTACATGGCGCCGGAGCAATTCCGCGGTGACCCGATCACCGCCGCGACCGACATCCACGCCTGGGGCGCCGCCGTGTGTTTCGCCGGCACCAGCCAGCCGCCGTTCGGAGTGGCGGCGCCGGAGGTGATGCTGTTCCGGACGCTGGAGCAGACCGCGGACGTGAGCTCGCTGGACGAGCCGATCCGGGACCTCGCGGCGGCGGCGCTCAGCAAGGACCCGGCCGAGCGGCCGACCAGCCGGCACCTGCTGGAGACGCTGGCGCTGCACCGCCCCGGCGCGGTCCCCGACCTTCCGCTCGGCGCCCCCACGTCCGAACGTGCGGCGGCGCGCGGCGCGGCGTCCCCAGGTCTGGCGTCCGTGGAGCCGGCGTCCACCGGGGTGGCGTCCGACAGCACTACGGCACAGCTGAACGCCGACGGACGACTCACCGCGCAGACACCGACCGACGCCGCACGTCCGCAGCCAGGCCCGCCCCCGGTGGCCGAGGACACCGCGGCCGAGGACGCGGTCACGCCGGACGCTCCGCGGCGGCGGCGGCGCGCGCCCCTCCTCGTGGCCGGCGCGCTGGTCACCGCGTTAGCGGCGGGCGCCGCCCTCTGGGCGACGTCGCCGTGGCAGGCAGCGGAGCCGACGACCGAGCCGTCGAAGGTCTCCGACCTCACCGTCCGTCAGTACGACGCCGACGACGGTGCGCTCGGCCCGGCAACGCCCCCGTCCAGCGCCCGCCGTGGCGGAACCGTCGTGCTCTTCGCGACCGCCCAGTACTGGGAGCTGGATCCGACGCTCAACCGCTACGCCGACGGGATGATGGTCAGCAACCGCCTGCTGGCCCGCACGCTCACCAGCTACCGCCGGGCGAGCGGCCGGACGACGCTCGTCGGCGACCTCGCCACCGACACCGGCCGCAGCACCGACGGCGGCCGCACCTGGGAGTTCACGATCCGGCCCGGCGTCACGTTCGCGAACGGCCGGGCGGTCACCGCGGAGGACGTCGCCCACGGCGTCGGCCGTTCGTTCGGCACGAAGGGCGGCTTCGACTATCTCGAGCGGTGGCTCGCCGGCCGGGACGACTTCCGCGCGGCCTGGTCCGGTCCGACCGCGTCGGCGCAGTACCCACCGGGCATCGAGGTCCTGGACGCCCGCACGATTCGATTCCGGTTCGCCCGGCCGCACCCCGACTTCCCGGCGGTGGCGGCGCTGCCGTCGACCGCCGCGGTCCCGAAGGGCTGGAAGCCGACGAAGACCGAGCCGGTGCCGGTCACCGGGCCGTACAAGGTCGCCGCCGTCGGTAAGGACGAGCTCACGCTGGAGCGGAACCCGGCGTGGAACCCCGAGTCCGACCCGATCCGGACCGACTACCCGGACCGCTACGTCGTGCGCTTCAACGTCGAACGCGACGACGTGACCACGCAGCTGATGGCCGACGAGGAGCCGACCGGCATCCAACTCGGCACGATGGAGCCGTTCCGAGCCACCGAGGCGTACCAGCGCGGCGTGGCCAACCGACTGGTCGAGGGGGACGGCCAAGGCCACCGCGACCTCTGTTTCAACACCCAGCGCGTGAAGGATCCGAAGTTACGGCAGGCGCTGAGCCTGGCGTTCAATCCCGAGGCCGCCCTGGCCGCGCTCGGCGGTATCCACGTGGGCACGCTGACCACGAGCCTGCTCTCGCGGCGGCTGCCGGGTTACCCGCCGGACCAGATCCCGGGCCAGCGCTTCGGCGATCCGGATACCGCGGTCCAGCAACTGGACGGCGCGGACGTCACGCTGGTACTCGGACACATGGACAACCCTGACGGGGAGCGCTTCGCCCCCGCGATCCAGGCGGCGTTCGCGCGTGCCGGGGTGAAGGTCTCGCTACGACCGATCCCCTATAAGAGGTACGAGGCGACAATCGGCCGCCGCGACAACCCGTACGACATCTACCTCTGCAGCTGGGCGCCGGACTACCTGGACGGCAACGCGATGCTGCCGCTGCGGTTCGGCGGCGACACGATTCGCGCGGCGGGGAACACGAACCTCAGCTACCTCGATGTCCCCGCGCTCGACGCGGAGTTCGCCCGCGTCGCCGCGCTCCCCGATCGCCGCGTCGCGGCCGAGGAGTACGCAAAGCTCGACCGGCGGATCCGGGAGCAGTACGCGCCGGCGATTCCGTTCTTCGACCAGCGCCGGCTGGCGCTCCGCGGCTCGGCGGTCGGGAGCCTGTTCGTCAGCCCGCTCTGGGGGGTGCCCGACCTGGCGCAGGCGTGGGTGCGGACCTGACCGGGCGATACGGTGTGCGGGTGACAACCGTGTACAAAGTTCTCCGCGCCGACGAGTGGGCAGCCGCGCAGGCGGTGGAGCGTTACGAGGGCTCCCCTGACGATCTGCGCGACGGTTTCGTCCACCTCTCGACCGCTTCCCAGCTCCCCGGGACGCTCGACCGGCACTTCGGTGGTGAGACCGGGTTGATGCTGCTCACGGTCGACGCCGAGGCGCTCGGCGATTCGCTGCGGTGGGAGGCGAGCGCCGGCGGCGAGGCGTATCCGCACTACTACGGCGCGCTGCCGATGTCGGCCGTCACCGAGGCCACCCCGGTCCGCTCAGACCAGTAGCCGATCCAAAGCCCCGTCCTCGGCAAATCTGAAGCCCCTGCTTCGGCAAATCTAAAGTTCAACCCTCGGCAGAGACACCGCTCTCGTCCATCACGTGGTCGTCTTGATCTCGACGCGCTTAGCCGCCGGAGACGTCTAGTTCGGCGTCGACCGGGGCGGCGAGCGCGTCGGGATCGTCGAGCCATCCCTCGGGCAGCACCACCCGCCGCGCTCCGGTGGTGCGTCCGCGGGGCTCGCCGAGCTCCGCGGACGGGAACGGTGCGTCCGGGTCGAGGCGGGCCAGCAGGTCGTCGAGCTCGGCCAGGGTGCTCACCATGCCCAGCTCCCGCCGCAGCGTCGAGCCGACCGGATAACCCTTCAGGTACCAGGCCACGTGCTTGCGGAAGTCGGGCAGGCCACGGTCCTCACCCATCCACTCGGCGAGCAGCTCCGCGTGTCGGCGCATCGTCACCGCGACCTCGCCGAGGTTCGGGCGCACCCGCTCCGGACGCCCGGCGAACGCCGCCGCCAGATCCGCGAAGAGCCACGGCCGTCCTAGACAACCCCGCCCGACGACCACCCCGGCGCAGCCGGTCTGGGCCACCATCCGGACGGCGTCGTCGGCTTCCCAGATGTCGCCGTTGCCCAGGACGGGCACCTCCAGGGCCGCGGCCAGCTCGGCGATCGGCTCCCAGTTCGCGCGGCCCCCGTAGAACTGCGCGGCGGTGCGTCCGTGCAGCGCCACCGCGGCCACACCGGCGTCCTCGGCCGCGCGGCCGGCGTCCCGGAACGTGACGTGGTTCTCGTCGATGCCGATGCGGAGCTTCACCGTGACCGGCACGTCCGTACCGGCGGTGGCACGCACGGCCCGCTGGACGATCTGCGCGAACAGCTTGCGCCGGAACGGGAGCGCGGAGCCGCCGCCCTTCCGCGTCACCTTCGGCACCGGGCAGCCGAAGTTCAGGTCGACGTGGTCGGCGAGGTCCTCCTGCACGACCATCTCGACGGCCCGCCCGACGACGTCCGGATCGACGCCGTAGAGCTGGATCGAGCGGGGCTGCTCGTCGGGGGCGAACGTGATCAGCTTCATGGTCTTCTCGTTGCGCTCGACCAGAGCGCGGCTGGTGATCATCTCGCTGACGTAGAGCCCGGCGCCGTGCTCGCGGCAGAGCCGCCGGAACGCGACGTTCGTGATCCCGGCCATCGGCGCCAGCACCACCGGCGGGTCGACGATGTGCGGGCCAACGGTGAGCGGGCGAGCAGCGGTCAGAGCGGAAGACACGCCCTCCAGCGTCTCACGTCCGCCGGAGTGCCCCGCCGAGCCTTCCGGCCGACCTGCACCAGTGGTTGTCGCACCGTCCGGGCAGCGCACGAGGTGGCTGTCGCACCTTCCGGGCGATGCACAACATGGTTGTCGCGCTTTCGGGGCACCGCGCGAGGTGGTTGTCGCGCCTTCCGGGCACCGCGCGAGGTGGTTGTCGCGCTGTACGTGCCCTGGCACGGCAAGCGCGACAACCATATCGGCGGCACCCGGAAACAACGACAACCACCTCGGCGTGCACCCGGAAGCGTCGACAACCAGGCCCTCGCCGCCAGCGGGTCGGCTCGGCTCGCAGGGACGGCCCGCGCTCAGTGGATCGCGACGTCGGTGGCGCGCAGCGCGGTGCCCGCACGCCCCGACCGGGTGGCGAGCACCTCCGCGACGATGCTCACCGCGGTCTCCGCCGGGCTGCGCGCGCCGAGATCGAGCCCCACCGGCCCGTGGATCCGCGCCAGATCCTCGTCCGGCACCCCCGCCGCCCGGAGCCGCTCCCGCCTCGCCGCCTGGGTGCGCCGGGACCCGAGCGCCCCGAGGAAGCCCCGGCCGTGCGCCAGCCCGATCCGCAGCACTTCGTCCATCGCCGGGTCGTGGTTCAGCAGCACGAGCACGTCGGCGGGTCCGAACGCCGATACCGCCGCCACGGCGTCCGCCACCGAGGACACGTCGCGAGCCGACCAGCCGAGGAGCGACGCCTGCGCCGCCAGCGCCGACGCGAGCACCCCACCGCCGACGGTGACCACGGTCGGCGTCGGCACCCACGCGTCCACCAGGACGTCGTCGACCACCGCCCGACTGGTGGCACCCGTCGCGAGCAGCCGCGCCGCTTCGCCAACCGCCGCCGAGACCCCCTCGGCACCCCCGACGAAACCGCCCCCGCCCGGTGACCCGGACGGCTCCGACAACCCGGACGACCTCGACCCCGGCCCCGCGGACCCCGGCGACCCCGAGCGCCCCGGCCCCGGCGACGGAACCACCGCCGACTCCCCCGACGTCAGCGACGTCACCAACGCCACCGGCGTTCCGGCCGCCAACGCCGCCCAGACCGACGGCTCCGCCGCTGCGTGCACCAGCACCCGGGCCGACCCGGCGCACGCCAGGCCCGCCGCGACGGCGTCCGACTCGCTCACCGGCGCCCGGACGACCGACGGCTCACCCGACAGCGCCGCGGGCACGGCTCCGGAGATCACCGGATCCGCGACGCCGTGCAGCAACTCACCCACCCGCGCACCGTCGTCCCGCACCGCGAGCACCTCGCCCACGGGTACGGCACCGAACCCATGCACGTCGACCACCCGCGCGACCGCGACCCGATGCCCCGCGTCCAGCCACTCCGTCACCGTGCGCCCGATTTCCCGCATGGCCCCATCCTGCCGATAGGTTGCACATTCGCGTCCGCCATAGGGTCCAAAAATGTGCACCGCCTCGGCCGGCCCCCAAGCGATCACTCCATTCCGCGCTTGCCTGGGGTCCAGTGCGCCGAGACCCGCACCGAACGCCGCGGCCAGCCCCGCTCGTCCCGCAGGTACTGCCGCACCGCCAGGCACGCCTTCTGCTCCCCGGCCACGTACGCCGCCCCGGGCTCGTCGGGCAGGTCGAGCGAACGAACCGCATCCAACAGCCTTCCGTCCAAACACCACGGCAAGTCGGCCCCGAGCGGCGGGATCCGGTCAGCGGCGACCAGCGCCCCGTGCACCCGCGCGGAACCGGGCAACGCGGCCCGCATCGCCAGCAGCGGCACGGCCCCGGTCTGGTCGCCGATGAACAAGTGCCACGGCGCCGCCGGATCCAGGCCGAACACCCCGCGCGGCGACGTGAGCGCCACCCGGACGCCTGGCTCCGCGGCGGCCATCCAGCGGCTGCCCGGCCCGTCGGCGTGCGAGAACCCGCGCAGCACGAGCGTCGCGCCGGAGTGCGTCCAAATGGAGTAGGTACGCAAGCTCAAGCCGTTGCCGACGGAGAGCCGAACGCTCTGCCCCGCCGTGCACCGCCAGGCGCCGAACTCGGGTGCCGTGAGCGTGACCTCACGCGCCGAGCCGCCGATCGGGGTCACCGCGACGACCTCTGCGGACGTCAGGACCCGGTGGGCCAAAGACGTAAGCATGTTGACCATGCGCAGCAGCCTGGACCCTAATGTCCACATGAGGTCAAGCCGAACGATCGGGCAGGCCGCGCAGGAGTGCGGTGTCCGCGTCCACCTTCTCCGTCAGTGGGAGGACGCCGGGCTGCTGACCCCCGCCCGCGTGCACGGACAGCGCCGGTACACCGAGCCGGACGTCCTCCAGGTCAAGCTGATCAAGTTCGGACGCGAGCTGGGCATCGGCTTGGCCGGGCTGCGCGAGCTGCTCGCGGTCCGCGACACCGCCGACCGCGATGCGGTGCTCCGGCGGCGGAAGCAGCAACTGGAGCACCACATCGCCCTGGCCAGGCGCCAGCTGGAGCTGATCGAGCACGGCTTGGCGTGCCCGCACCCCGACTACCGCAGCTGCCCCGACGCGGTCGCCCTCGCCGGCCAGCCAGTGCTGGCCGACTGACCGACGCCTCGCTCACGCGGGGCACCGGGAAGGCGGATCAGCAGCCCAGCAGCCGCGTCGCCAGGTACGCCTCGACCGCGTCCAGACCCACCCGCTCCTGCGACCGGGAGTCGCGCTCCCGGATCGTCACGGCCTGGTCGTCGAGCGTCTCGAAGTCGACCGTGATGCAGTACGGCGTCCCGATCTCGTCCTGACGCCGGTACCGACGGCCGATCGCGCCCGCGTCGTCGAAGTCCACGTTCCAGTTGCGGCGGAGCGTGGCCGCCAGGTCACGCGCCTTCGGCGAGAGGTCGGCGTTCCGGGACAGCGGCAGCACCGCCGCCTTCACCGGCGCGAGCCGCGGGTCGAGCTGCAGCACCGTGCGCTTCTCCGGCACGCCCTTGGCGTTCGGCGCCTCGTCCTCGGTGTAGGCGTCGAGCAGGAACGTGAGCACGGTGCGGTCGACACCGGCGGCCGGCTCGATGACGTACGGCGTCCAGCGCTCGCCCTTCTCCTGGTCGAAGTAGGAGAGGTCAGCGCCGGAAGCCTTCGAGTGCGCCGACAGGTCGAAGTCGGTGCGGTTGGCGATGCCCTCCAACTCTCCCCACTCGGTGCCGGCGAAGTCGAACTTGT
It contains:
- a CDS encoding MerR family transcriptional regulator, which codes for MRSSRTIGQAAQECGVRVHLLRQWEDAGLLTPARVHGQRRYTEPDVLQVKLIKFGRELGIGLAGLRELLAVRDTADRDAVLRRRKQQLEHHIALARRQLELIEHGLACPHPDYRSCPDAVALAGQPVLAD
- a CDS encoding DUF952 domain-containing protein → MTTVYKVLRADEWAAAQAVERYEGSPDDLRDGFVHLSTASQLPGTLDRHFGGETGLMLLTVDAEALGDSLRWEASAGGEAYPHYYGALPMSAVTEATPVRSDQ
- a CDS encoding XdhC family protein, which translates into the protein MREIGRTVTEWLDAGHRVAVARVVDVHGFGAVPVGEVLAVRDDGARVGELLHGVADPVISGAVPAALSGEPSVVRAPVSESDAVAAGLACAGSARVLVHAAAEPSVWAALAAGTPVALVTSLTSGESAVVPSPGPGRSGSPGSAGPGSRSSGLSEPSGSPGGGGFVGGAEGVSAAVGEAARLLATGATSRAVVDDVLVDAWVPTPTVVTVGGGVLASALAAQASLLGWSARDVSSVADAVAAVSAFGPADVLVLLNHDPAMDEVLRIGLAHGRGFLGALGSRRTQAARRERLRAAGVPDEDLARIHGPVGLDLGARSPAETAVSIVAEVLATRSGRAGTALRATDVAIH
- a CDS encoding siderophore-interacting protein codes for the protein MVNMLTSLAHRVLTSAEVVAVTPIGGSAREVTLTAPEFGAWRCTAGQSVRLSVGNGLSLRTYSIWTHSGATLVLRGFSHADGPGSRWMAAAEPGVRVALTSPRGVFGLDPAAPWHLFIGDQTGAVPLLAMRAALPGSARVHGALVAADRIPPLGADLPWCLDGRLLDAVRSLDLPDEPGAAYVAGEQKACLAVRQYLRDERGWPRRSVRVSAHWTPGKRGME
- the dusB gene encoding tRNA dihydrouridine synthase DusB, whose amino-acid sequence is MSSALTAARPLTVGPHIVDPPVVLAPMAGITNVAFRRLCREHGAGLYVSEMITSRALVERNEKTMKLITFAPDEQPRSIQLYGVDPDVVGRAVEMVVQEDLADHVDLNFGCPVPKVTRKGGGSALPFRRKLFAQIVQRAVRATAGTDVPVTVKLRIGIDENHVTFRDAGRAAEDAGVAAVALHGRTAAQFYGGRANWEPIAELAAALEVPVLGNGDIWEADDAVRMVAQTGCAGVVVGRGCLGRPWLFADLAAAFAGRPERVRPNLGEVAVTMRRHAELLAEWMGEDRGLPDFRKHVAWYLKGYPVGSTLRRELGMVSTLAELDDLLARLDPDAPFPSAELGEPRGRTTGARRVVLPEGWLDDPDALAAPVDAELDVSGG
- a CDS encoding ABC transporter substrate-binding protein codes for the protein MSTAQPLRNNDPRQLGRYRLIGRLGAGGMGIVYAGIAEEPDGRERQVAVKVIHPHLADAPEFRTRFRSEAALAARVARFCTAAVLDVDVEGEQPYLVTEFVDGPTLQEVVDEQGPLSGGALDAVAIGIATALVAIHEAGIVHRDLKPSNVILSRFGPRVIDFGIARAADLVSGLTSGAIGSPPYMAPEQFRGDPITAATDIHAWGAAVCFAGTSQPPFGVAAPEVMLFRTLEQTADVSSLDEPIRDLAAAALSKDPAERPTSRHLLETLALHRPGAVPDLPLGAPTSERAAARGAASPGLASVEPASTGVASDSTTAQLNADGRLTAQTPTDAARPQPGPPPVAEDTAAEDAVTPDAPRRRRRAPLLVAGALVTALAAGAALWATSPWQAAEPTTEPSKVSDLTVRQYDADDGALGPATPPSSARRGGTVVLFATAQYWELDPTLNRYADGMMVSNRLLARTLTSYRRASGRTTLVGDLATDTGRSTDGGRTWEFTIRPGVTFANGRAVTAEDVAHGVGRSFGTKGGFDYLERWLAGRDDFRAAWSGPTASAQYPPGIEVLDARTIRFRFARPHPDFPAVAALPSTAAVPKGWKPTKTEPVPVTGPYKVAAVGKDELTLERNPAWNPESDPIRTDYPDRYVVRFNVERDDVTTQLMADEEPTGIQLGTMEPFRATEAYQRGVANRLVEGDGQGHRDLCFNTQRVKDPKLRQALSLAFNPEAALAALGGIHVGTLTTSLLSRRLPGYPPDQIPGQRFGDPDTAVQQLDGADVTLVLGHMDNPDGERFAPAIQAAFARAGVKVSLRPIPYKRYEATIGRRDNPYDIYLCSWAPDYLDGNAMLPLRFGGDTIRAAGNTNLSYLDVPALDAEFARVAALPDRRVAAEEYAKLDRRIREQYAPAIPFFDQRRLALRGSAVGSLFVSPLWGVPDLAQAWVRT